A window of Sphingobacterium sp. SRCM116780 contains these coding sequences:
- a CDS encoding IS3 family transposase, whose amino-acid sequence MKEIFINIPLSTICSLFGRTRQSWYEMNARRDVSVIQDGMILEWVREIRSVLPRTGCVKLLHMLQQNLKAHHITIGRDAFSRLIRDNGMLIYPKRRYVTTTMSYHHYRKWPDMISRAKPLMAEQVWVSDITYLRTGTGFIYLFLITDAYSRKIVGYHLSQSLKASGCLSALQKAINGREYKQRPLIHHSDRGIQYCCDAYVELLQRNHIQISMTQSGSPYDNAIAERVNGILKTEFELYNTFESYSMAIEPVCRAIERYNNVRPHMSCKMMTPAQRHSQEITKTRNSTTRL is encoded by the coding sequence ATGAAGGAGATATTTATCAATATTCCCCTGAGTACCATTTGCTCGCTGTTTGGCAGAACAAGACAGTCCTGGTATGAAATGAACGCCAGAAGGGACGTTTCGGTGATTCAGGATGGAATGATACTAGAATGGGTCCGGGAAATCAGATCAGTGCTTCCGCGTACAGGATGCGTAAAGCTTCTTCATATGCTGCAGCAGAACCTCAAAGCGCATCATATTACCATCGGAAGGGATGCTTTTTCCAGGCTGATCAGGGACAATGGCATGCTGATCTATCCCAAAAGGAGATATGTGACCACCACGATGTCCTACCATCATTACAGGAAATGGCCGGATATGATCAGCCGGGCAAAGCCCCTGATGGCCGAGCAGGTCTGGGTAAGCGATATTACCTATCTGCGGACAGGCACGGGATTTATCTACCTTTTTCTGATCACAGATGCCTATTCCAGAAAGATCGTAGGCTACCATCTCAGCCAGTCACTAAAAGCTTCCGGATGCCTATCGGCACTCCAAAAGGCTATAAACGGCAGGGAATATAAGCAAAGGCCGCTGATCCACCACTCGGACAGGGGGATACAGTACTGCTGTGATGCCTATGTGGAACTATTGCAGAGAAACCATATCCAGATCAGTATGACTCAGTCCGGATCACCCTATGATAATGCAATTGCCGAAAGGGTAAACGGTATACTGAAAACAGAATTTGAGCTCTATAACACCTTTGAGTCCTATTCAATGGCTATTGAACCGGTGTGCAGAGCGATAGAAAGATACAATAATGTCAGACCGCACATGAGCTGTAAAATGATGACACCGGCGCAAAGACATAGTCAGGAAATCACTAAAACAAGAAACAGTACAACCCGATTGTAA
- a CDS encoding transposase, whose amino-acid sequence METPRKGKHTGAPVTYESSFKIAVAREYLEGNLSQSQLGRKHGLKSGEVVRYFVNWYKKNIAQIHSGLISPDSELPPLASSSPDEQLQEELRLARLKITALEMMIHIAEQELDIDIRKKSGTKPPVK is encoded by the coding sequence ATGGAAACACCGAGAAAAGGGAAACATACAGGAGCCCCTGTTACCTACGAATCATCTTTTAAGATTGCAGTTGCCAGAGAATACCTTGAGGGCAATCTGAGCCAGTCACAGCTTGGGCGTAAACATGGACTTAAGAGTGGCGAGGTGGTTCGCTATTTTGTCAACTGGTACAAAAAGAACATCGCCCAAATCCATTCAGGCCTTATTTCACCTGACAGCGAGCTGCCGCCTTTAGCATCCAGCAGTCCTGATGAGCAGCTTCAGGAGGAACTCCGGCTTGCCAGGCTGAAGATTACCGCCCTTGAGATGATGATCCATATTGCAGAGCAGGAGCTGGATATCGATATCCGAAAAAAGTCTGGTACCAAACCGCCAGTAAAATGA
- a CDS encoding esterase-like activity of phytase family protein, which yields MKKIYGVLAVSLLLSACGKDDVNKIIDPIVNLTYPDYATASNPKVLADVQGVKVYNGGYGSAMVQDPNDKAIFYLLTDRGPNIDGQVKDSKVFANPAFTPQIGKFRLKDNTLVLESIVELKNKNGVHLNGLPNPDGVGGSGEIALAVDGTPLTPSVDGIDSEGLARGADGSWWVSDEYGPHIIHFDATGREIERLNPWSTGKKLPLVLAKRRPNRGMEGLTLTPDGKTLVGIMQYPLYNPSKDAMKNSLAIRIVTVDLMSGTTKQFVYMMENKDLQAVSEIAAISNSTFIVLERDGEYATAANKVTVFKKIYKIDLADATDISDPNNTANGKLFDGKTVEELKDAATLAKYNIKPVTKTLVVDLMTDVNPLYPHDKAEGLTVINSTLIAVCNDDDFGVTGTGIYASKILPYTSTVDKNSIYFIKLKTALK from the coding sequence ATGAAAAAAATTTATGGTGTGCTAGCTGTTTCGCTCTTGCTTTCAGCTTGTGGTAAAGATGATGTCAACAAAATCATAGATCCGATTGTTAATCTGACTTATCCTGATTATGCAACGGCCTCTAATCCAAAAGTATTGGCTGATGTACAGGGTGTAAAAGTGTATAACGGGGGTTATGGATCGGCAATGGTTCAAGATCCGAATGATAAGGCTATCTTTTATCTATTGACCGATCGGGGACCGAATATCGATGGTCAAGTGAAGGACAGTAAAGTTTTTGCAAATCCTGCATTTACGCCGCAGATCGGAAAATTTAGATTAAAAGACAACACACTTGTGTTGGAGTCTATTGTCGAATTGAAAAACAAGAATGGCGTCCATTTGAATGGCTTACCAAATCCAGATGGGGTGGGAGGATCAGGAGAAATTGCTTTAGCGGTAGATGGTACTCCATTGACACCAAGTGTTGATGGCATAGATTCTGAAGGATTGGCAAGAGGAGCTGATGGATCTTGGTGGGTGAGTGATGAATATGGGCCACATATCATTCATTTTGATGCAACGGGAAGAGAAATTGAACGATTGAACCCCTGGTCTACAGGAAAGAAGTTGCCTTTAGTATTAGCCAAACGCCGCCCAAATCGTGGTATGGAGGGGCTAACGTTAACACCTGATGGGAAAACTTTAGTGGGTATCATGCAATATCCATTGTACAACCCAAGTAAAGATGCAATGAAGAACTCATTGGCTATTCGTATCGTTACTGTTGATCTCATGAGTGGAACAACAAAGCAATTTGTGTATATGATGGAGAATAAAGACTTGCAAGCTGTAAGTGAAATTGCAGCGATCAGCAATTCTACTTTTATTGTTTTAGAGCGTGATGGTGAGTATGCAACTGCAGCAAATAAAGTAACAGTATTTAAAAAGATTTATAAAATTGATCTTGCCGATGCAACCGATATCAGTGATCCAAATAATACCGCAAATGGTAAGCTGTTTGATGGAAAAACAGTTGAAGAACTGAAAGATGCTGCTACATTGGCGAAATATAACATAAAACCGGTTACGAAAACATTGGTTGTAGATCTCATGACGGATGTCAACCCTTTATATCCGCATGATAAGGCGGAGGGTCTAACCGTTATCAACTCCACATTGATCGCCGTGTGTAATGATGATGATTTTGGAGTGACAGGAACTGGAATTTACGCGAGTAAAATACTTCCTTATACCTCAACAGTTGACAAAAATAGTATCTACTTCATTAAGTTGAAAACAGCGCTCAAATAG
- the tgt gene encoding tRNA guanosine(34) transglycosylase Tgt, with product MKFTLQVQDKFSKARAGVIETAHGKIQTPIFMPVGTAGTVKGVHQHELKNDIEAQIILGNTYHLYLRPGLDVLNKAGGLHQFIGWDRPILTDSGGYQVYSLSDNRKIKEEGVTFRSHVDGSKHLFTPENVMDTQRIIGADIIMAFDECTPYPCDYGYARRSIDMTHRWLKRCCDRFDSTEPLYGYDQTLFPIVQGSVYKDLREKSAEKIASFNREGNAIGGLSVGEPAEEMYAMTEVVCNILPVDKPRYLMGVGTPINLLENIALGIDMFDCVMPTRNARNGMIFTRHGTINIKNEKWKDDFSPLDPDSDLFADQVYTKAYLRHLIRSQELLGAQIASLHNLHFYLWLVNEAREKIVDGTFYDWKNKMVKVLGQRL from the coding sequence ATGAAATTCACCCTTCAAGTACAAGATAAATTTTCCAAAGCGCGTGCAGGTGTTATCGAGACAGCTCACGGAAAAATTCAAACTCCTATTTTTATGCCTGTTGGTACCGCTGGTACTGTTAAAGGTGTTCATCAACATGAATTAAAAAATGATATTGAAGCTCAAATTATTTTGGGTAATACGTATCATTTGTATCTACGTCCGGGATTGGATGTATTGAATAAGGCTGGAGGTCTACATCAATTTATAGGCTGGGACAGACCTATTTTAACAGATTCTGGAGGTTACCAAGTTTACTCTTTGTCCGATAATCGTAAGATTAAGGAAGAAGGTGTAACGTTTCGTTCACATGTAGATGGTTCGAAGCATTTATTTACACCTGAGAACGTGATGGATACACAACGTATCATCGGAGCGGATATCATTATGGCGTTTGACGAATGTACTCCTTATCCATGTGATTATGGGTATGCGCGTCGTTCGATCGATATGACTCACCGTTGGTTGAAGCGGTGTTGTGACCGTTTTGATAGTACAGAACCGCTTTATGGCTATGATCAAACGTTGTTTCCCATTGTTCAGGGATCGGTTTATAAAGATTTACGTGAAAAATCTGCAGAGAAAATTGCTTCATTCAACCGAGAGGGAAATGCTATTGGCGGATTGTCTGTAGGCGAACCTGCGGAGGAGATGTATGCGATGACAGAAGTTGTCTGCAATATCCTTCCTGTTGACAAACCTCGTTATTTAATGGGAGTTGGCACGCCCATCAATTTGTTAGAAAATATTGCTTTGGGTATTGATATGTTTGATTGTGTAATGCCAACACGTAATGCACGTAATGGTATGATTTTTACACGTCATGGTACGATTAACATCAAAAATGAAAAATGGAAAGACGATTTCTCTCCATTGGATCCAGATAGTGATCTTTTTGCAGATCAGGTGTATACGAAAGCTTATCTACGTCATTTAATCCGTTCACAAGAGCTTTTAGGGGCGCAAATTGCTTCTTTACACAATTTACATTTCTATTTGTGGCTAGTGAATGAAGCTCGCGAGAAAATTGTAGACGGTACATTCTATGATTGGAAAAATAAAATGGTCAAAGTATTAGGTCAACGTTTGTAA
- a CDS encoding VIT domain-containing protein, protein MKKLMLLLLILCLSQHDEIKSQENPTRPIPSLKISNDPKGQAKVGLQNLDIQVDIFGNIAKTTMTMTFHNDENRDLEGTLTFPMPEGVSVTGYAFDINGKLRQAVAVDKNKGTEIFESIESRRVDPGLLERVEGNNFKTRIYPLPAKGQRTISITYEENLQFHATTGFQYNLPLAYKQAIAQFKLQVNVYQSDKKPTFVSNPDASLSFSEENHMYQASINKTNFIPEKSLSIILPKQVNKNKILTQVNQDQSFYFLSNVFLEAPSKTKTWKNKIGIIWDNSLSAKDKDIQKELDLLDRIIQQKKDLTIELGLLNINYVKAKTFQIEQGNWTALKDYLLAITYDGGTDFSQLNEQVLQADEYLFFTEGLSTFGSNQVAIRKPIYCISSSAIADYSTLQAISKKTGGKTINLLKTNPADAVEQLGSENLKFLGIKEAMDFSEIYPAANTEVHEHIAITGLGKNKNLKQMTLQFGYGNQVTKEVKVDVNYQQNELDVHKIWAQQKIAALDVDYNQNKEQIEELGKQFGIVTRNTSLIVLETASDYVRYDIAPPAELLAEYNSLKKERNTLQEERVNDLLAQAELSVEQLKIWWNTDFSPKKHYPKPKKIIDEIAVEEMRPVADYTPPVANSQATEKESISMDAKKMESSDALQEVVVTGTLQGKVAGVSIANENTAINNASSRAKITIPEIKEDNVYLQALEKSAHPYQTYLELRPAYLGTPTFYFDVANFFYRKGMKDKALLVLSSLADLQIENADLFKTLAYKLKQWEQYKSEQYISKKILDWRPMDPQSHRDYALALQDNHHYQEAFEQLYSILTQSYSPEAANRDDGIEEIIVMELNNLLKLNKAAINANHTSKKLIADLPVDIRVVINWNSRNTDIDLWVTDPRDEKCFYSNNSTAIGGRLSNDFTGGYGPEQFLLKKAVKGKYKIEVDFYNNSELTLAGPAAVMAEIYLYYSSGRQERKIITIYLDKDKERNVTIGTFDF, encoded by the coding sequence ATGAAAAAGCTGATGCTATTATTGCTGATTTTATGTCTCTCGCAACATGACGAGATCAAATCGCAAGAGAACCCAACAAGACCAATTCCGAGTTTAAAGATCTCGAATGATCCAAAGGGACAAGCAAAGGTAGGTTTACAGAACCTCGATATCCAAGTCGACATCTTTGGCAATATAGCCAAAACAACGATGACAATGACTTTTCACAACGATGAGAACAGAGATTTAGAAGGAACATTAACTTTTCCGATGCCAGAAGGTGTCTCTGTAACAGGATACGCTTTTGATATCAATGGGAAGCTTCGTCAAGCCGTTGCAGTGGACAAAAACAAGGGTACTGAGATCTTCGAAAGTATTGAGTCTCGTCGTGTGGATCCAGGATTGCTAGAACGTGTAGAAGGCAATAATTTTAAAACAAGAATTTATCCCTTACCAGCAAAAGGACAAAGAACTATCAGCATTACCTATGAAGAGAACTTGCAATTTCATGCTACTACAGGTTTTCAATATAATCTGCCGCTAGCTTATAAACAAGCTATTGCGCAATTTAAACTTCAGGTAAACGTCTATCAATCGGATAAAAAGCCAACTTTCGTTAGCAATCCAGATGCCTCACTTTCTTTCTCAGAAGAAAATCACATGTACCAAGCGAGCATAAATAAAACTAATTTTATACCGGAAAAGTCACTCAGCATAATATTACCCAAACAGGTCAATAAAAATAAGATCCTAACACAGGTCAATCAAGATCAATCGTTCTACTTTCTCAGCAATGTATTCCTAGAAGCTCCTTCAAAAACAAAAACTTGGAAGAACAAAATAGGTATCATTTGGGATAATTCCTTAAGTGCTAAAGACAAAGACATCCAAAAGGAATTGGACTTGCTAGATCGTATCATACAACAAAAAAAGGATCTAACGATAGAACTTGGTTTGCTTAACATCAACTATGTTAAAGCAAAAACATTCCAGATTGAACAAGGGAATTGGACTGCATTGAAAGACTATTTATTGGCCATAACTTACGATGGAGGAACAGATTTCTCCCAATTAAACGAACAAGTATTACAAGCGGATGAGTATCTATTTTTTACAGAAGGCCTATCGACATTTGGCTCAAACCAAGTAGCCATCAGAAAGCCGATTTATTGTATTTCTTCTTCCGCTATTGCCGATTACAGCACACTCCAAGCCATCAGTAAAAAAACAGGAGGAAAGACCATCAATCTATTGAAAACAAATCCTGCTGATGCAGTAGAACAATTAGGATCTGAAAATTTAAAATTTTTAGGTATAAAAGAAGCGATGGATTTTTCAGAAATATATCCTGCCGCCAACACAGAAGTCCATGAACATATCGCAATAACGGGTCTGGGGAAAAATAAAAATTTGAAACAGATGACCTTACAGTTTGGTTATGGCAATCAAGTAACCAAAGAAGTTAAAGTCGATGTGAATTATCAACAGAATGAGTTAGACGTTCATAAAATATGGGCACAGCAAAAAATCGCTGCATTGGATGTGGATTATAACCAAAATAAAGAACAGATTGAAGAACTGGGTAAGCAATTTGGCATTGTTACCCGTAACACAAGTTTAATTGTCTTAGAGACAGCATCCGACTATGTACGCTATGACATTGCACCACCCGCAGAACTGCTTGCCGAGTATAATAGCCTTAAAAAAGAGCGAAATACCCTTCAGGAAGAACGTGTCAATGATTTATTAGCACAAGCTGAACTATCGGTTGAACAACTTAAAATTTGGTGGAATACCGACTTCAGCCCAAAGAAACATTACCCTAAACCGAAGAAAATAATAGATGAAATTGCTGTTGAAGAAATGAGACCTGTAGCAGATTATACTCCTCCCGTAGCAAACTCACAAGCTACTGAAAAGGAATCTATCTCAATGGATGCTAAAAAAATGGAATCATCAGATGCACTACAAGAGGTTGTGGTGACAGGCACATTGCAAGGTAAAGTTGCCGGTGTCAGTATTGCCAATGAGAACACAGCAATAAATAATGCTTCTTCTCGTGCAAAAATTACAATTCCTGAGATTAAAGAAGACAATGTTTATCTCCAAGCACTAGAAAAATCAGCTCATCCCTATCAAACATACCTCGAACTGCGTCCAGCATATTTGGGAACGCCTACATTTTATTTTGATGTTGCCAATTTCTTTTATAGAAAAGGGATGAAGGATAAAGCCTTGTTAGTGCTAAGTTCGCTTGCAGATCTTCAAATTGAAAATGCAGATCTATTTAAAACATTGGCTTACAAACTTAAACAATGGGAACAATATAAGAGTGAACAATATATCAGTAAGAAAATTTTAGATTGGCGTCCGATGGATCCACAAAGTCATCGGGACTATGCTTTAGCGCTACAAGACAATCATCATTACCAAGAAGCATTTGAGCAACTTTATAGCATCCTAACACAGAGCTACTCACCCGAAGCAGCCAATCGAGATGATGGTATCGAAGAAATTATTGTTATGGAATTGAATAATTTATTGAAATTAAATAAGGCTGCTATAAACGCTAATCATACGAGTAAAAAACTCATAGCTGATCTGCCTGTTGACATTCGTGTGGTAATCAACTGGAATTCTAGAAATACAGATATTGATCTTTGGGTAACAGATCCTCGAGACGAAAAATGTTTCTACAGCAACAATAGCACAGCTATTGGAGGTCGTTTGAGTAATGATTTTACAGGAGGATATGGACCTGAACAGTTTTTATTAAAAAAAGCAGTCAAAGGAAAATACAAAATCGAAGTCGATTTTTATAACAATAGCGAATTAACACTCGCTGGTCCTGCTGCTGTTATGGCTGAAATATATCTGTATTATAGTTCCGGAAGGCAAGAACGTAAAATCATCACCATATACTTAGATAAGGATAAAGAGCGTAATGTGACGATTGGAACATTTGATTTTTAA
- a CDS encoding glycosyltransferase, with product MIIIQQYAFYYPFIAFGMLALLLLFQLYYLLFVYGKLSRYAILSFQDQDEFDPISVIICAHNEQNNLQQFLTSILEQDYPQFEVIVVNDYSTDDTKWVLQEFQTRYPQLKIVDIKEHIRLKHGKKFAVTMGIKSASYEQLVLTDADCIPQSNNWLKEIAGALCQPNTEIVIGYSPYFKQKGFLNKLIRFETTHTAMSYLAYALKKDAYMAVGRNMAYKKSLFFKNKGFASHMHVKSGDDDLFVNENTTRDNTVVCIHPDSIVYSEPKKTWKSYYKQKARHSGASVLYKKKHQRMLGMQLITSFLFYCGIILTALFFPGYWYVPLAAYAIRLLVQLLVFRSIYKKLAVSDLIWWLPLLDIIYYFYICTNGLFNRKKKSVSWK from the coding sequence ATGATCATCATACAACAATATGCTTTCTATTATCCCTTTATAGCCTTTGGTATGCTAGCTCTGTTACTCCTTTTTCAGTTATACTATCTGCTATTTGTATATGGAAAATTGAGTCGCTACGCAATATTATCCTTTCAAGATCAAGACGAGTTTGATCCTATTTCAGTGATCATTTGCGCCCATAATGAGCAAAATAATCTGCAACAATTTTTGACATCAATTTTAGAACAAGACTATCCACAATTTGAAGTGATTGTCGTGAATGATTACTCTACCGATGATACGAAATGGGTTTTACAAGAATTTCAAACCCGTTATCCACAGCTAAAGATTGTCGATATCAAAGAACATATCCGGTTAAAACACGGCAAGAAGTTCGCGGTAACGATGGGAATCAAATCTGCTTCCTATGAACAATTGGTCTTAACAGATGCTGATTGTATACCGCAATCCAATAATTGGCTCAAGGAAATTGCTGGAGCTTTATGTCAACCGAACACAGAAATTGTCATTGGCTATTCTCCTTATTTCAAACAGAAAGGCTTTTTAAACAAACTTATTCGTTTTGAAACCACACATACTGCTATGAGTTATCTAGCCTATGCTTTGAAAAAAGATGCCTATATGGCTGTTGGAAGAAACATGGCGTATAAGAAATCTCTTTTTTTTAAGAATAAAGGCTTTGCTTCCCATATGCATGTCAAATCTGGCGATGATGATCTTTTTGTTAATGAAAATACAACAAGAGATAATACTGTGGTATGTATCCATCCTGATTCGATCGTATACTCAGAACCTAAAAAAACTTGGAAAAGTTATTACAAGCAAAAAGCGCGTCATTCCGGAGCTTCAGTTCTTTACAAGAAAAAGCATCAACGGATGTTGGGTATGCAATTGATAACTTCTTTTTTATTTTATTGCGGTATCATCTTGACAGCACTTTTTTTCCCGGGTTATTGGTATGTACCTTTGGCTGCATATGCTATTCGATTATTAGTACAGTTGCTTGTTTTTAGATCAATTTATAAGAAATTAGCTGTTTCTGATCTGATTTGGTGGTTGCCATTATTAGACATCATCTACTATTTCTATATTTGCACCAATGGTTTATTTAACCGAAAAAAGAAATCAGTTAGCTGGAAATAA
- a CDS encoding LptF/LptG family permease translates to MFSIIDRYIIKKYLTTFVFTMAIFTVVMVIFDISERLDDFLKYNAPMDKIIFEYYAGFIPFYLNFLCPLINFIAVIFFTSKMADQTEIVPILSAGYSFNRLLRPYAFSATLIFAISFIFNLYIIPKTNKIKIDFENIYVKPLKDNTKVSTHMQIDKNSYVYIDNFDNNMKVGYKFVLEKFKGDTLLEKLIAERITWDSVTTKWKIQDYSNRIINGLHERMEKGVSKDTTLDMKPADFELYDNIFTAMDTKDLNERIHKEEIRGTGMMTDLKLEKYKRYVYPFSAFVLTLMGVALSSKKVRGGIGLSLGIGIGLSFTYIVFIQFANMFSLKGGLPPLIAVLIPNVTFLIIAIYLAIKAPK, encoded by the coding sequence ATGTTTTCTATCATCGATCGTTATATCATCAAGAAATATCTGACCACGTTTGTGTTCACGATGGCTATTTTTACTGTAGTCATGGTCATTTTTGATATTTCTGAACGATTGGATGACTTTTTGAAATATAATGCACCAATGGACAAGATTATATTTGAATATTACGCGGGATTTATTCCGTTTTATTTAAATTTTCTGTGTCCTTTGATCAATTTTATTGCTGTTATCTTCTTTACATCAAAGATGGCAGACCAAACTGAAATAGTCCCCATCTTAAGTGCAGGCTATAGTTTCAATCGTCTTTTGCGACCATATGCTTTTTCTGCTACGCTTATTTTTGCCATCTCTTTCATCTTTAATCTATACATTATTCCGAAAACGAATAAGATTAAAATTGACTTTGAAAATATCTATGTGAAACCGCTCAAGGATAACACCAAGGTATCCACACATATGCAGATTGATAAAAACAGTTATGTCTATATTGACAACTTTGATAATAATATGAAAGTTGGTTATAAGTTCGTTTTGGAGAAATTTAAAGGGGACACATTGTTGGAGAAACTGATTGCAGAACGGATTACTTGGGATTCGGTTACGACAAAATGGAAGATCCAGGATTATAGCAATCGTATTATCAATGGTCTGCATGAGCGTATGGAAAAAGGGGTATCAAAAGACACGACATTGGATATGAAACCTGCGGATTTTGAACTGTATGATAATATTTTTACAGCGATGGATACCAAAGATCTGAATGAACGTATTCATAAGGAAGAAATTAGGGGTACTGGGATGATGACGGATTTGAAATTGGAAAAATATAAACGTTATGTCTATCCTTTTTCTGCTTTTGTGCTCACGTTGATGGGTGTGGCATTATCTTCCAAAAAAGTAAGAGGGGGGATTGGACTGAGTTTAGGTATTGGTATTGGACTGAGCTTTACCTATATCGTTTTTATCCAATTTGCCAATATGTTTTCTTTAAAGGGAGGACTTCCTCCTTTGATTGCGGTATTGATCCCAAACGTGACGTTTTTAATTATTGCAATCTATTTGGCTATAAAAGCGCCAAAATAA
- a CDS encoding DMT family transporter gives MSNIKINQNVLILHLTVLIWGFTGILGNLISVSAIHLVWYRVLIAAISLFVYLVATKQQILVTRRNFISFILVGGIVGFHWVLFFYAIKVSTVSVALVTLSSLTLYTAILEPIINKQKIPIMDMVIGVVIILGIYMIFQFESHYIEGIIAGLTCAFCASIFSIANARMVKKSSATLITFYEMLGAWFWISIYMAFSGDFNEHMLLNQSDLIYLLILGVICTAIAYVLGVAVMKELSAFTVALATNLEPVYGIILAILIFGQEETMSLGFYIGAVIVLGAVFLYPYIKTKMKKRKKELIIRKIY, from the coding sequence ATGTCTAATATAAAAATAAATCAGAATGTTCTTATTCTGCATTTAACTGTCCTGATATGGGGTTTTACGGGTATTTTAGGAAATTTAATTTCTGTTTCTGCTATTCATCTTGTTTGGTATCGTGTCTTAATTGCTGCAATTTCCCTATTTGTCTATCTTGTAGCAACTAAACAGCAGATTCTGGTAACACGAAGAAATTTTATATCTTTTATATTAGTAGGAGGAATCGTGGGTTTTCACTGGGTTTTATTCTTTTATGCCATTAAAGTATCTACAGTATCTGTTGCATTAGTGACACTCTCATCACTTACGCTGTATACCGCTATTCTTGAGCCGATTATCAATAAACAAAAGATTCCGATCATGGATATGGTGATTGGTGTGGTGATTATACTCGGGATTTATATGATATTTCAGTTTGAATCTCATTATATTGAAGGTATCATTGCAGGTTTAACTTGTGCATTTTGTGCCAGTATCTTTTCTATAGCAAATGCGAGAATGGTCAAGAAATCCAGTGCAACCTTGATTACATTTTATGAAATGTTAGGTGCTTGGTTTTGGATATCCATTTATATGGCTTTTAGTGGAGACTTTAATGAACACATGCTATTGAACCAATCTGACTTAATCTATTTACTTATTTTAGGGGTGATCTGTACCGCAATAGCTTATGTACTTGGTGTTGCGGTGATGAAAGAATTGAGTGCATTTACAGTCGCCTTAGCAACCAATTTAGAACCTGTTTATGGTATTATACTCGCTATACTCATCTTCGGTCAGGAAGAGACCATGAGCTTGGGTTTCTATATAGGTGCTGTGATTGTTTTAGGTGCCGTATTTCTATATCCCTATATTAAAACGAAGATGAAGAAACGGAAGAAAGAGTTGATCATTAGAAAGATTTACTAA
- the rsmG gene encoding 16S rRNA (guanine(527)-N(7))-methyltransferase RsmG — MNPTVDIIYHYFPNLTEVQKTQFAQLAELYPFWNDQINVISRKDVESLYLHHVLHSLGIAKYVMTFAPGTRILDVGTGGGFPGIPLAILFPEVKFHLVDSIGKKIKVVREVAAALGLQNVEADHIRAEQLDDKYDFVVSRAVTRLADFAPWIRNKFFKQDKNGIPNGILYLKGGDLKEEIKESRLKAELHPLSDYFKEDFFDTKYVVYVAM; from the coding sequence TTGAATCCTACAGTAGACATCATATATCACTATTTTCCGAACTTAACAGAAGTTCAGAAAACACAATTCGCCCAACTGGCAGAACTCTATCCTTTCTGGAATGATCAAATCAACGTTATTTCACGTAAGGACGTTGAAAGCCTGTATTTACACCATGTTTTACATTCTTTAGGTATTGCCAAATATGTGATGACATTTGCTCCTGGCACACGCATCTTAGATGTAGGAACAGGAGGAGGTTTCCCTGGTATTCCTTTAGCGATTTTATTTCCTGAAGTGAAGTTTCACTTGGTTGATTCTATTGGTAAAAAAATTAAAGTAGTCCGTGAAGTTGCGGCAGCATTGGGTCTTCAAAATGTAGAAGCAGATCATATCCGTGCCGAACAACTGGATGATAAGTATGATTTCGTTGTATCACGTGCGGTTACACGATTGGCAGATTTTGCTCCTTGGATTCGCAATAAATTCTTCAAACAAGATAAAAATGGTATTCCAAATGGAATTCTATATTTAAAAGGTGGTGATCTAAAAGAGGAAATTAAGGAATCACGTTTGAAAGCGGAACTTCATCCACTATCCGATTATTTTAAAGAAGATTTCTTCGACACCAAGTATGTGGTATATGTCGCCATGTAA